In the genome of Candidatus Hydrogenedens sp., one region contains:
- a CDS encoding acetate--CoA ligase family protein, with amino-acid sequence MNQKQTTILSEKQTLDLLEKYKIPIADFRICYNIEELISSSKNLEFPITIKGMAEGIAHKSDLGLVKTDIKSEEDLLKAVKEIQNNAQNHNLSGFLLQKHIYGKRELIIGGMKHNEYGVCVYIGIGGIFVEAIEDVSFRSAPISEIDLQEMIYELHFKKIFNSFRGDPPIDTKKIFPIIKSIENLLSNEAKISQFELNPILIHRDTPIAVDALAVKGNISIKNEQTERTSLDFNTLLKLFEPESIAIVGITDTPIKWGFRVLFNTLEGGYTGKIYGVNPKRSEVLNIPCYPSILDLPEVVDLAVIIVPPPTVLPSVQECIQKGIQVVLVITAGFGELNNEEAQTSQEKLKQIAHENNLYLIGPNCAGVVSPYPKKLYCSMIGRYPQPGGLSILSQSGNIGNTIMSWAMEHHLGLSRFISTGNEAVIKNYHYLNFFGSDPKTKVIFSYIESAKDIRLFFNELKKTTKKKPVIILKGGKTQAGSRAASSHTGALATDYRLFRGICIQQGAILTEDVYEATETAYLLSNVPLPRGRNVGILSQGGGWGVISADVCTKVGLNVIPLSENTLKKLDAIMPKWWNRTNPVDMVAGTDRNLFKNSMEILIQDDEVDILVILGIGYIGSAYVRLQNSERAKHLGLDKLSEIGTHFEIKDAEEITRLMQTYQKPIVVASDTTILSHGQNKNPVLKKLEEMNIYVFQNPTNMAKAIAHLCRYSEYLRNTPRIF; translated from the coding sequence ATGAATCAAAAACAAACAACTATTCTTTCTGAAAAACAAACATTAGATTTATTAGAAAAATACAAAATACCCATAGCAGACTTTCGCATTTGTTATAACATAGAGGAACTCATTTCCTCTTCAAAAAATTTAGAATTTCCGATAACAATAAAAGGTATGGCAGAAGGAATTGCCCATAAAAGCGATTTGGGATTAGTAAAAACAGATATAAAATCGGAAGAAGATTTATTAAAAGCAGTAAAAGAGATTCAGAACAATGCACAAAACCATAATCTATCGGGATTTTTATTACAAAAACATATTTATGGTAAACGCGAACTTATCATTGGCGGAATGAAACATAATGAATATGGTGTGTGTGTTTATATCGGTATAGGAGGTATTTTTGTAGAAGCGATAGAAGATGTGTCTTTCCGTTCTGCCCCCATTAGTGAAATTGATTTACAAGAAATGATCTATGAATTACATTTCAAAAAAATCTTTAATTCATTTCGCGGAGACCCTCCTATTGATACAAAAAAGATTTTCCCCATAATAAAATCTATTGAAAATCTATTAAGCAATGAAGCAAAAATCAGTCAATTTGAATTAAATCCTATTTTGATACATCGTGATACACCTATTGCAGTAGATGCCCTTGCAGTTAAAGGGAACATTTCGATAAAAAATGAACAAACAGAGAGAACATCACTTGATTTCAACACACTATTGAAACTATTTGAACCTGAAAGTATTGCCATTGTTGGCATAACAGATACCCCAATCAAATGGGGTTTTCGCGTCCTGTTTAATACTCTTGAGGGGGGATACACAGGAAAGATATATGGTGTTAATCCCAAACGAAGCGAGGTCTTGAATATTCCTTGTTATCCCTCTATTTTGGATTTGCCCGAAGTGGTAGATTTGGCGGTTATTATTGTTCCTCCACCAACAGTTCTACCTTCGGTTCAGGAATGTATCCAAAAAGGTATTCAGGTTGTCCTTGTCATAACAGCAGGTTTTGGAGAATTGAATAATGAAGAGGCACAAACTTCTCAGGAAAAATTAAAACAAATTGCACACGAAAATAATCTATATCTTATCGGTCCTAATTGCGCAGGTGTAGTCAGTCCATATCCAAAAAAATTGTATTGTTCAATGATAGGAAGATATCCTCAACCAGGTGGATTAAGTATCTTATCTCAAAGTGGGAATATTGGAAACACAATAATGAGTTGGGCTATGGAACACCATTTAGGACTATCTCGATTTATCAGCACAGGCAATGAAGCAGTTATTAAAAATTACCATTACTTGAACTTTTTCGGTTCTGACCCCAAAACAAAGGTGATTTTTTCTTATATTGAAAGTGCAAAGGATATTCGTCTCTTCTTCAACGAATTAAAAAAGACAACAAAGAAAAAACCTGTAATAATATTAAAAGGAGGCAAAACTCAGGCAGGTTCTCGCGCCGCTTCTTCACACACTGGTGCATTAGCCACTGATTACCGATTATTTCGCGGGATTTGTATCCAACAAGGTGCAATACTGACTGAAGATGTGTATGAAGCAACCGAAACAGCCTATCTTCTTTCGAATGTTCCACTCCCCCGAGGCAGGAATGTGGGTATTCTATCGCAAGGGGGGGGCTGGGGTGTTATTTCTGCAGATGTGTGTACAAAAGTAGGATTAAACGTCATTCCTCTTTCCGAAAACACATTAAAAAAATTAGATGCTATTATGCCTAAATGGTGGAATCGAACAAATCCTGTGGATATGGTCGCAGGAACAGATAGAAACTTATTTAAAAATTCAATGGAAATACTAATACAGGACGACGAGGTTGACATACTGGTTATCTTAGGCATTGGCTATATCGGTAGTGCATATGTGCGTCTCCAAAATTCAGAACGGGCAAAACATTTGGGACTTGACAAATTATCAGAGATCGGAACCCATTTTGAGATAAAAGATGCAGAGGAAATTACAAGACTTATGCAAACCTACCAAAAACCCATTGTAGTGGCTTCAGACACAACGATCCTATCTCACGGTCAAAATAAAAATCCAGTACTAAAAAAACTCGAAGAAATGAATATCTATGTCTTCCAAAATCCTACCAATATGGCAAAAGCCATTGCCCACCTCTGCCGATACAGCGAATACCTTCGAAACACCCCTCGTATTTTTTAA
- a CDS encoding 4Fe-4S binding protein, translating to MKKYLLPISLGLFSITAQALLVRDFLHCIEENELTLGVFYFFWFIWIIPGSFIGKLSYKYSYFFPFTSLLYIPSWLWGHFLVRNSRFISTIPTYELFNIHSLFLYSAIAPAGISFLTGFLFTHCALWWQNHFTNDVSNSKPSTIIRYVYAYEAFGAVIGGLITSFSIYLGLSHWIPICISAWFLITSSLLSLNYPFLKKVFPILLLPLLLVLAFLLDSWENKSLWNRITKNENFRGKIITQKGEYLYGYDDNQFILLRNLKPALSFPNQEYGLRLLSTFFAQKNDAKDILLIGEPFIYTLPYLVSINNIEKILWIPFDFELSKNIVSLLHENSLINSEKIIFPQTEVRTFLKNTNDKFDIILVYTGDPQTITTNQYLTNHFFDLLKTHLTDKGIAGIRMSGGENFLGGEIATLGSSIYFTFQQVFKLNALKPGDETWLFGSVSYPLSEHIPTLEQRLSVLQQQISDIKPSIVKDLYPADRIIFQKNRYEEIKKFIREDYLINTEDKYLGFLYSNLFYLWKQGYSGLLDKIITIKQLVFFLLISSPLCFLLARWIYKRKSIRKGKGSCFYINLETYFAIFIIGAISMGISILLLIQFQYHYGTLSTYIGLLSSMFMLGLSISPLLFNALYTDNNKQSFFIVFFLFSVCICYTIAIIFVSSIHFYTYLAIFFLWGFALGFLLSMFLNTLDKELTTAQIAVNLEVWDNLGAGIGAFLFPIMLLPLLGLKYSIEVIFYYLLITFIFIPLLKKTPAHQSSLWGRNLGYILFPVLILCFISTEIYNRVTTPLPEDTFTIIAQELSDGGELQPEIIMLPDNRQIRYYTVTKKDENQNEHISYIFSTASLFKVIGYGGEMDIAVKVSKEGNIEDIKVIQSNETPDYLSLVENYFFLYKGKNIFQPETISEIDIVSGATTTSDAVKRAVQFSGKEFAKIIQTNNITQSKISFSYNTLAHTTYSVYIFLLFILLAIILRFFHNNLLRTLWLISVVIVLGFWLNIQYGLYSIVQLLSVEKLQFHLNISTILTIGIPVLVLINGNIYCGYLCPFGALSELISKFNWINRKITPTRQTWYITRQFKYIIAFLFFFIYFIVREATMISVDPLLSFFTLDISNYITIFGIFVLVASLLYNRFWCRVLCPTGAFLSLIQSLRIFSFFWQRTFPTHCDLGISRPEEIDCIQCNRCYKHEKK from the coding sequence GTGAAAAAATATCTTTTACCCATTTCATTAGGTCTCTTTTCAATCACTGCACAAGCATTGCTCGTGCGTGATTTTCTGCATTGCATTGAAGAGAATGAACTTACCTTAGGTGTTTTTTACTTTTTCTGGTTTATATGGATTATTCCAGGTTCTTTTATCGGAAAACTTTCCTACAAATATTCATACTTTTTCCCATTTACCTCTCTTCTCTATATCCCTTCATGGTTGTGGGGACATTTTTTGGTGCGTAACTCACGATTTATCTCAACTATTCCGACATACGAACTTTTTAACATACATTCTCTTTTTTTATATTCCGCAATAGCACCTGCAGGAATAAGCTTCCTTACAGGATTTTTATTCACCCATTGTGCTTTATGGTGGCAAAACCATTTTACAAATGATGTTAGCAATTCCAAACCTTCAACAATAATTCGTTATGTATATGCTTACGAGGCTTTCGGTGCTGTAATAGGTGGACTAATTACTTCATTCAGTATTTACCTCGGACTTTCTCATTGGATACCTATTTGTATTTCTGCGTGGTTCCTAATAACTTCTTCCTTACTCTCACTAAACTATCCATTTCTAAAAAAAGTATTCCCTATCTTACTTCTACCTTTACTTTTGGTATTGGCATTCTTACTGGATTCGTGGGAAAACAAGTCTTTGTGGAATCGTATTACAAAAAATGAAAATTTTAGAGGCAAAATAATTACTCAAAAGGGAGAATACTTATATGGGTATGATGATAACCAATTCATTCTTTTACGAAACCTCAAACCCGCATTGAGTTTCCCAAATCAGGAATATGGTTTGCGGTTATTATCTACTTTCTTTGCTCAGAAAAATGATGCTAAAGATATTTTGCTCATCGGTGAACCCTTTATTTACACACTACCATACTTAGTAAGTATTAACAATATAGAAAAAATTTTATGGATACCTTTTGACTTCGAACTATCTAAAAATATTGTTTCACTATTACATGAAAATTCCCTTATAAATAGCGAAAAAATCATATTTCCACAAACTGAAGTCCGTACTTTTTTGAAAAATACTAATGATAAATTTGACATCATCCTTGTTTATACAGGCGACCCACAAACTATCACTACAAACCAATACTTGACAAATCATTTTTTTGATTTACTTAAAACTCATCTTACAGACAAAGGAATCGCAGGAATTCGTATGTCAGGCGGAGAAAATTTTTTAGGTGGCGAAATTGCAACACTTGGTTCGTCCATATATTTTACTTTTCAACAGGTATTTAAGCTTAATGCATTAAAACCAGGTGACGAGACATGGCTATTTGGTTCAGTATCGTATCCTTTGAGTGAACATATACCAACACTTGAACAGCGATTATCTGTTTTACAACAACAAATTTCAGACATCAAACCCAGTATCGTAAAAGACCTATATCCTGCTGATAGAATTATTTTCCAAAAAAATCGATATGAGGAAATTAAAAAATTTATTCGTGAAGATTACTTAATTAATACAGAAGACAAATATCTCGGCTTTCTATATAGTAATCTTTTTTATCTCTGGAAACAGGGTTATTCAGGGTTATTAGATAAAATTATTACCATTAAGCAACTGGTCTTTTTCCTGTTAATCTCATCTCCATTATGTTTTTTATTAGCACGCTGGATATATAAAAGGAAATCTATCCGAAAAGGGAAAGGGTCATGTTTTTATATTAATTTAGAAACATATTTTGCTATTTTCATTATTGGTGCTATTAGTATGGGGATTTCTATTCTCCTTCTTATACAATTTCAATACCATTATGGAACTCTCTCAACCTACATTGGTCTCTTATCCTCTATGTTTATGCTGGGACTCTCAATAAGTCCCCTCCTCTTTAATGCTTTGTATACAGATAATAATAAGCAATCGTTCTTCATTGTTTTCTTTCTTTTTTCTGTCTGTATTTGTTATACAATTGCAATAATTTTCGTATCATCCATCCATTTTTATACTTATCTCGCTATATTCTTTTTATGGGGGTTTGCTTTAGGTTTTCTCCTTTCCATGTTTCTCAATACATTAGATAAAGAATTAACCACGGCTCAAATTGCGGTAAACTTAGAAGTATGGGATAATCTCGGAGCAGGAATAGGGGCTTTTCTATTTCCAATTATGTTGCTCCCTCTTTTAGGGTTAAAGTATTCAATTGAAGTAATTTTCTATTATTTACTCATTACCTTCATTTTCATCCCCCTCCTAAAAAAAACTCCAGCACATCAGTCATCATTATGGGGAAGAAACCTTGGATACATACTCTTCCCAGTCCTTATTTTATGTTTTATCTCAACTGAAATATATAATCGCGTCACAACTCCTTTGCCCGAAGATACATTTACAATAATTGCCCAGGAATTATCCGACGGAGGAGAACTTCAACCCGAAATAATAATGCTTCCTGATAATAGACAAATCCGTTATTATACTGTTACAAAAAAAGATGAAAATCAGAATGAACATATCTCCTATATTTTTTCAACAGCTTCGCTATTTAAGGTAATTGGATATGGTGGAGAAATGGATATTGCAGTTAAGGTGTCTAAAGAAGGGAATATTGAAGATATTAAAGTTATCCAATCGAACGAAACCCCCGATTATTTATCTCTCGTTGAAAACTACTTCTTTTTGTATAAAGGGAAAAATATATTTCAGCCCGAAACAATCTCAGAAATAGATATTGTTAGCGGGGCGACAACAACTTCCGATGCTGTTAAAAGGGCTGTTCAATTTTCAGGAAAAGAATTTGCAAAAATTATTCAAACAAATAATATAACTCAATCCAAAATATCATTCTCTTACAATACGTTAGCCCATACAACTTACTCCGTATATATCTTTCTTTTATTTATTCTTCTGGCTATAATCCTTCGATTTTTCCATAATAACTTACTTCGGACATTATGGTTAATATCCGTAGTAATAGTTTTGGGTTTCTGGTTAAACATTCAATATGGGCTTTATTCCATTGTTCAGCTCTTATCTGTGGAGAAACTACAATTTCATTTGAATATCTCAACCATTTTAACTATTGGCATTCCTGTGCTTGTTCTAATCAATGGCAATATTTACTGCGGATATTTATGCCCATTTGGAGCATTATCTGAACTAATAAGCAAATTTAATTGGATAAATAGAAAAATAACCCCGACAAGACAAACATGGTACATAACTCGACAGTTTAAATACATCATTGCCTTTTTATTCTTCTTTATATATTTTATCGTGCGGGAAGCAACAATGATTAGCGTCGACCCCTTACTATCCTTTTTTACGTTGGACATATCAAACTACATAACAATATTTGGTATTTTTGTTTTAGTTGCAAGTCTTCTATATAACCGTTTCTGGTGCAGGGTACTTTGTCCAACAGGTGCTTTTTTAAGTTTAATCCAATCGCTTCGAATATTTTCATTTTTCTGGCAAAGAACCTTCCCTACACATTGCGATCTCGGAATTTCAAGACCTGAAGAAATAGATTGTATCCAATGTAATCGGTGCTACAAACATGAAAAGAAATGA
- the amrB gene encoding AmmeMemoRadiSam system protein B has protein sequence MSIMKTYSYIGLFLMSILLIPFACGDNSTSDQTKEIHSKKVYQSLIAGQWYDASPEKLKQQISELFNKADVEPIKSVIGLILPHAGYAYSGLTACKGIKATEKSLYSRIIILGTSHRAPLENIISVPSVDFYETPLGQIPLDVDTIQELKKFPYFKEFPLAQRGEHSVEIELPLLQYLKKDFKLIPLICGRLDIETTEKVAQILQNYIDEKTLVIASSDFTHYGPNYNYVPFSENIPENLKKLDMGAYQYIEKRDVKGFYEYIKQTGITICGPYGIGVLMYLLPENTQAKLVEYKQSGEIVNDYQNSVSYFSIAFAGTWQKGEKKSMNVSTTLTPEEKKDLLKLARWTLEYVLEHNKLPSDNEIPIKITETMKTPRAAFVTLKIKDDLRGCIGEIFATKPMYKSVLQNAYNAGFKDPRFYPITKDELPKIKIDISLLTHPKKINHYNEIELGKHGIIMKKGYYQALFLPQVAPEQNWNLQQTLEHLAMKAGLPPDGYKEGAEFEVFEAEVFHEE, from the coding sequence ATGAGTATTATGAAAACGTATTCTTATATTGGTTTATTCCTTATGTCCATCCTTCTTATCCCATTTGCATGTGGTGATAATTCTACCTCAGACCAAACTAAAGAAATACATTCTAAAAAAGTCTACCAGTCGTTAATAGCTGGACAATGGTATGATGCATCTCCCGAAAAACTAAAACAACAAATCTCAGAGTTGTTTAATAAAGCAGATGTAGAGCCAATAAAAAGTGTTATCGGACTGATATTACCTCATGCAGGTTATGCATACTCAGGATTAACCGCATGTAAAGGAATTAAAGCAACAGAAAAATCTTTATACTCAAGAATAATTATATTAGGGACAAGTCACAGAGCACCATTAGAAAATATAATAAGTGTTCCCTCTGTGGACTTTTATGAAACTCCATTAGGACAAATACCCCTTGATGTGGATACTATTCAAGAATTAAAAAAATTCCCATATTTTAAGGAATTTCCTTTGGCACAACGAGGGGAGCATAGCGTTGAAATTGAGTTGCCATTGCTACAATACTTAAAAAAAGACTTTAAGTTAATCCCACTGATTTGCGGACGGTTAGACATAGAAACCACAGAAAAAGTGGCTCAGATACTACAAAACTATATTGACGAAAAAACATTAGTCATTGCCAGTAGCGATTTTACTCATTATGGACCCAATTACAATTATGTCCCTTTTAGTGAGAATATTCCGGAAAATCTTAAAAAATTAGATATGGGAGCATATCAATATATAGAGAAACGAGATGTGAAGGGATTTTATGAATATATTAAACAAACAGGAATTACAATTTGTGGTCCGTATGGGATTGGAGTTTTGATGTATTTATTACCAGAAAATACTCAAGCGAAACTTGTAGAATATAAACAATCCGGTGAGATTGTAAATGATTATCAAAATTCAGTAAGTTATTTTAGCATTGCCTTTGCGGGAACATGGCAGAAAGGAGAAAAAAAATCTATGAATGTTTCAACAACATTAACACCTGAAGAGAAAAAGGATTTGTTAAAATTAGCACGATGGACACTTGAATATGTGCTGGAACATAACAAACTACCATCGGACAATGAGATACCCATTAAAATAACAGAGACAATGAAAACGCCCCGTGCCGCATTCGTTACTTTGAAAATAAAAGATGACTTGCGAGGATGTATTGGTGAAATTTTCGCAACGAAGCCAATGTATAAATCCGTTTTACAAAATGCATATAATGCAGGCTTTAAAGACCCCCGATTCTATCCTATCACGAAAGATGAATTACCTAAAATCAAGATTGATATATCCCTACTTACACATCCAAAAAAAATAAATCACTATAATGAAATTGAATTAGGGAAACATGGGATAATTATGAAAAAAGGATACTACCAGGCTTTGTTTTTACCACAGGTAGCCCCGGAACAAAATTGGAATTTACAGCAAACTCTGGAACATCTGGCTATGAAAGCGGGTTTACCACCAGATGGATATAAAGAAGGTGCTGAATTTGAAGTTTTTGAAGCAGAAGTGTTCCACGAAGAATAA
- the amrS gene encoding AmmeMemoRadiSam system radical SAM enzyme, which produces MTTLVKCELCPRYCVLEHGQKGECRIRINIDGKLYAVTYGHPCSIHVDPVEKKPLYHFLPGTPILSLATVGCNLHCKNCQNWEISQTEPYQMETEFVEPEQMSALAIQYQCPSIAYTYTEPLAYYEYTYECCKISIEKGLKNVLVTAGYINEEPYKQLLPFVQSANIDLKGFSEEFYRTVCDGTLKPVLRTLELTKNAGVELEVTNLVIPTLNDKDEDLQQLSAWVAKNLGKDTPLHFSQFYPRYKMTHLPPTPLETLLKARQIALNEGLQFVYIGNIIHKESSNTYCPSCKTLLIERYGFNILQNNISQGKCPKCNTEIYGIWQ; this is translated from the coding sequence ATGACAACATTAGTTAAATGTGAACTTTGTCCCCGTTATTGTGTTCTTGAACATGGTCAAAAGGGAGAGTGTCGTATTCGTATAAATATTGATGGAAAACTTTACGCAGTTACTTATGGACATCCCTGCTCTATCCATGTTGACCCTGTAGAGAAAAAACCTCTTTATCATTTTTTACCAGGGACACCTATTTTATCCCTTGCTACCGTAGGTTGTAATCTCCATTGTAAAAATTGCCAGAATTGGGAAATATCTCAGACAGAACCATACCAAATGGAAACGGAATTTGTAGAACCTGAACAGATGTCCGCATTGGCTATTCAGTATCAATGTCCTTCCATTGCTTATACCTATACAGAGCCATTAGCTTACTATGAGTATACGTATGAGTGCTGTAAAATATCTATTGAAAAAGGGTTAAAAAATGTTCTTGTAACTGCGGGATATATTAACGAAGAACCTTACAAGCAATTACTACCTTTTGTCCAATCCGCAAATATAGATTTAAAAGGCTTTTCAGAGGAATTTTATAGAACCGTATGCGATGGAACACTAAAACCTGTATTAAGAACACTGGAATTAACTAAAAATGCAGGGGTTGAACTTGAGGTCACTAATTTAGTTATTCCCACCTTAAATGATAAAGACGAAGACCTGCAACAATTATCCGCATGGGTAGCAAAAAATTTAGGGAAAGATACACCATTGCATTTTTCCCAATTTTATCCTCGTTATAAAATGACTCATCTACCCCCAACACCCTTAGAGACTCTTCTAAAAGCACGTCAAATCGCTTTAAATGAAGGTTTACAATTCGTATATATTGGCAATATTATCCATAAAGAGAGTTCAAATACATACTGTCCATCATGCAAAACCTTGCTTATAGAGCGATATGGTTTTAATATCCTTCAAAACAATATTTCACAGGGGAAATGTCCCAAATGTAACACGGAGATATATGGAATATGGCAATAA
- a CDS encoding putative zinc-binding protein: protein MQCNCSDEKGTILVYSCSGIANTGLVADRVVRNLVKDKVCRGSCLSGVASDSSGFIQSALGADRNVVIDGCPVSCGKKIFEKRQIPFEHIVITDLGVEKGKTIVTDELVHEITEVVKKKI from the coding sequence ATGCAATGTAATTGTTCCGATGAAAAAGGCACTATTCTTGTTTATTCATGTTCAGGTATTGCCAATACAGGATTAGTAGCAGACCGTGTTGTTAGAAATTTAGTAAAAGATAAGGTATGTCGTGGTTCATGTCTTTCAGGAGTAGCCTCTGATTCTTCAGGCTTCATCCAATCTGCATTGGGAGCAGATAGGAATGTAGTAATAGATGGCTGTCCTGTTTCCTGTGGAAAGAAAATATTTGAGAAGAGACAAATACCATTTGAGCATATTGTGATAACGGATTTAGGCGTTGAAAAGGGGAAGACAATTGTTACAGATGAATTAGTCCATGAGATTACTGAAGTGGTTAAGAAAAAAATATAA
- a CDS encoding MarR family transcriptional regulator, giving the protein MERYDESAYEILKTIQMIQRWMHSRFHSCSSEKEKIKFGHDLTMPQFQMLVTIKNYEPLKLKELAEYLYVSPPAASLMLDRLVELGLVVREQSSEDRREIQIRLTPEASKTLKWHENQVLTGISDLLKGLGDETASQWVDVYKKIREYLISVQNNNK; this is encoded by the coding sequence ATGGAACGATATGATGAGTCAGCCTATGAGATATTGAAAACAATTCAAATGATTCAGAGATGGATGCATAGTCGGTTTCATAGTTGTTCTTCAGAAAAGGAAAAAATAAAATTTGGGCATGACCTCACAATGCCTCAGTTTCAGATGTTGGTCACAATAAAAAATTATGAGCCATTAAAATTAAAGGAATTAGCGGAATACTTGTATGTTTCTCCTCCTGCAGCAAGTTTGATGTTAGACCGATTAGTGGAATTGGGGCTGGTAGTTCGTGAGCAGTCATCTGAAGACCGTCGTGAAATACAAATCCGCTTAACGCCAGAAGCCAGTAAGACCCTGAAATGGCATGAAAATCAAGTGTTAACAGGGATAAGTGACTTATTAAAAGGTTTAGGCGATGAAACTGCATCTCAATGGGTTGATGTTTATAAAAAAATAAGAGAATATTTAATATCTGTCCAGAATAACAACAAATAA
- a CDS encoding biotin/lipoyl-binding protein: MNDDEIKKYITISKLVSFLIAILIFLLGIVSFLFFSSFRKPPAQAEQEERPIPVDVVQVQPEDVPIILNGFGEVRTLATVPIAPEVSGRVIHIHPRLEAGEVIPVGEVLFEIDPSDYQVRLKSAQASLEQAKQTLKRTQEQFASDKERLKTLERTKDLAYSEFQRVKQLFEREKVGTQSNVEQTERAYNQALDAYNLLVQSVELYPLRVRESEEVVKNAEAQLSQAEINLSRTQVKVPFNARIKTVNLEAGQYVTPGSVVMTLSDDSILEISVPLDAKQATQWLPFQKDNINIDSAWFPPLEPKECEILWTEDKENHKWKGLLHRIERYDEKTRTIYAVVRIEKENVFSLSDDKIPLVQGMFCQVKIPGKILSGVFRLPDTAVSFEGTVYVAENDRLKSVQVERLYIQGDEVIVKGLKPGTVVVTTRLVNPIENSLLEIQKSGDKESDS, encoded by the coding sequence ATGAATGACGATGAGATAAAAAAGTACATAACAATTTCAAAATTAGTCTCATTTTTAATTGCAATTTTAATCTTTTTATTGGGGATTGTTTCCTTTCTTTTCTTTTCTTCTTTTCGCAAACCTCCAGCACAAGCAGAACAGGAAGAGCGTCCCATTCCTGTTGATGTAGTTCAGGTGCAACCGGAAGATGTTCCAATTATATTAAATGGTTTTGGAGAAGTCCGAACCTTAGCAACGGTTCCTATAGCACCGGAAGTATCGGGGCGTGTTATTCATATTCATCCAAGATTGGAAGCCGGTGAGGTTATCCCTGTAGGGGAAGTCTTATTTGAAATAGATCCCAGTGATTACCAAGTTCGCCTAAAATCTGCACAAGCAAGTTTAGAACAGGCAAAGCAGACATTGAAAAGGACACAGGAACAGTTTGCCTCCGATAAAGAACGACTTAAAACATTAGAGCGTACTAAAGACCTTGCTTATTCAGAGTTCCAGCGTGTGAAGCAGTTATTTGAAAGAGAAAAAGTGGGTACACAATCGAATGTTGAGCAAACAGAACGGGCGTACAATCAGGCATTAGATGCTTATAATTTATTAGTCCAATCTGTGGAGTTATATCCTTTAAGAGTTAGAGAATCTGAGGAGGTAGTGAAAAATGCGGAAGCCCAATTATCCCAGGCAGAAATAAATCTATCACGGACACAGGTAAAGGTTCCTTTTAACGCACGGATTAAAACAGTGAATCTTGAAGCAGGACAATATGTAACCCCTGGTTCTGTTGTAATGACACTTTCAGATGATTCCATTCTGGAAATATCAGTCCCCTTAGATGCGAAACAGGCAACGCAGTGGCTTCCATTTCAAAAGGATAATATCAATATTGATTCTGCATGGTTTCCACCATTAGAGCCTAAAGAATGTGAAATTCTATGGACAGAGGATAAAGAAAATCATAAATGGAAAGGTTTGTTACATCGTATCGAAAGATATGATGAAAAAACGAGGACAATTTATGCAGTTGTTCGTATTGAAAAGGAAAATGTGTTTTCCTTATCTGATGATAAAATACCATTGGTTCAGGGTATGTTTTGTCAGGTAAAAATTCCAGGCAAGATATTATCGGGTGTATTTCGTTTGCCAGATACTGCAGTAAGTTTTGAAGGGACAGTTTATGTCGCAGAGAATGACCGTTTAAAGTCAGTTCAAGTGGAACGATTATATATTCAAGGTGATGAAGTTATAGTAAAAGGTCTTAAGCCAGGGACTGTTGTTGTTACAACTCGTTTGGTTAATCCGATAGAGAATTCACTGTTGGAAATCCAAAAATCGGGAGATAAGGAATCTGATTCATGA